A genomic window from Osmerus eperlanus chromosome 5, fOsmEpe2.1, whole genome shotgun sequence includes:
- the myrf gene encoding myelin regulatory factor isoform X4 has protein sequence MDVVDETEALQRFFEGHDITSSLEPANIDTSILEEYISKEDDSTDICFSEVHSAPVPNYSSPQAGVTTSGGLVCGVSPPIPLRQGAPPPGPTPCQTPYPPPPPLGLLRHNYPCLGQQQGHVKPEHRGHYAPGTLPESPPDSSSEPYSPQQVNDTHMLRTMTPENMCHMTPPPPLPPHGHYPSMHRDMYLKPEPMISQYPIGPATSGSGDMQQSQMLHQLLQHPPGQDGIPAHQAKKRKHSDSPNSTLNAQILTGIIKQEPGLMQDAENSYLDPNYQCIKWQPHQQNKWTPLYDCNCKELPMPTYRVDADKGFNFSLADDAFVCQKKNHFQVTVYIGMLGDPKYIKTSDGLQPIDCFFLKLNGVKLEAMNQSINVEQSQSDRSKRPFKPVLVTVPPEQVTKVTVGRLHFSETTANNMRKKGKPNPDQRYFMLVVALQAQSHSQSFTVAAQVSERIIVRVTSASNPGQFESDSEVLWQRGQLPDSVYHHGRVGINTDRPDEAMVIHGNLKVMGSLVHPSDIRAKENVQEVDTTDNLKRISQMRLVHYHYKPEFAASVGIENTAETGVIAQEVQQILPEAVKEGGDVVFANGETIPKLLVVNKDRIFMENVGAVKELCKLTDNLETRIDELERWSRKLAKLRRLDSMKSTVSGGTVSQSGSQFSRTGSGPLKKKMVKPDSKSPSPEQGCISHRFMQGTILALVIVMAFSVISMSILYVLTLHHRGDVTEKDGSRAALGSSHESSYESTTFSPQDTVPSSPSLSDHGACCPPTTATNNQSATVLSPSNNQSTSDLGSMIPTQGTINKKAKSRLMDKDGRNRNRLSHTSTPLYLAKAKRPSPSDLGGAGATNHLPRGQQPPPRRQRSTHTAGESFTPSLDLHILENNQQITMQACQSPGRCSYIISLLGNKNSSLSQITLHMRSSDSVWVRQCGATKGRLCPDHSETELYGGQRKSSKGTDHLWSVPVLTFQDVTYHFRVSQSSEMSCVTEGESEAATSYSDYHFLIKSSCV, from the exons gTCATGATATTACCAGCTCTCTGGAGCCAGCTAACATCGACACCAGTATTCTGGAGGAGTACATCAGCAAGGAGGACGACAGCACTGACAT CTGTTTTTCAGAGGTCCACAGCGCCCCAGTACCGAATTACTCATCCCCCCAGGCCGGAGTGACCACATctggggggctggtgtgtggcGTGAGCCCCCCCATCCCATTGCGCCAGGGAGCCCCTCCGCCTGGACCCACTCCCTGTCAgaccccctacccccctcctccacccctgggcCTGCTCCGACACAACTACCCCTGCCTGGGCCAGCAGCAGGGGCACGTCAAGCCGGAGCACAGGGGCCACTACGCCCCCGG GACACTACCTGagtctcctccagactccaGCTCAGAGCCCTATTCTCCCCAGCAAGTGAATG ACACGCACATGCTCAGGACCATGACGCCAGAAAACATGTGTCACATGACTCCcccgccacccctccccccccacgggcactatcccagcatgcaccgggACATGTACCTGAAGCCAGAGCCCATGATATCGCAGTACCCCATTGGCCCAGCCACGAGTGGGAGTGGCGACATGCAGCAGAGTCAGATGCTTCACCAGCTACTGCAGCACCCTCCAGGCCAGGa TGGCATCCCAGCCCACCAGGCCAAGAAGAGGAAGCACTCAGACTCTCCCAACAGCACCCTCAATGCCCAAATCCTCACAGGTATCATCAAACAAGAACCAG GCCTGATGCAGGATGCAGAAAACAGCTACCTTGATCCCAACTACCAGTGTATAAAATGGCAGCCCCACCAGCAGAACAAGTGGACTCCTCTGTATGACTGCAACTGCAAAGAACT CCCGATGCCCACCTATCGCGTTGATGCCGACAAGGGCTTTAACTTCTCCCTGGCGGATGATGCCTTCGTCTGCCAGAAGAAGAACCATTTCCAGGTCACAGTGTACATTGGCATGCTGGGCGACCCCAAGTACATCAAGACCAGCGATGGCTTACAGCCAATCgactgcttctttctcaaactCAACGGAGtcaag CTGGAGGCCATGAACCAGTCCATCAACGTGGAGCAGTCTCAGTCTGACCGCAGCAAGAGGCCTTTCAAGCCTGTGCT GGTGACTGTGCCACCAGAACAAGTAACCAAGGTAACGGTAGGACGGTTACACTTTAGTGAGACCACGGCCAATAACATGAGGAAGAAGGGCAAGCCCAACCCTGACCAGAG gtACTTCATGCTGGTGGTGGCGCTGCAGGCTCAGTCCCACAGTCAGAGCTTCACGGTGGCAGCTCAGGTGTCCGAGAGGATCATCGTCAGGGTAACCTCT gcGTCTAACCCAGGCCAGTTTGAGAGTGACAGTGAGGTCCTGTGGCAGCGAGGCCAGCTGCCAGACTCTGTCTACCATCACGGCCGGGTGGGCATCAATACTGATCGTCCAGATGAGGCTATGGTCATCCACGGCAACCTCAAAGTTATGGGTTCCCTGGTGCACCCTTCTGACATCCGGGCCAAAGAGAACGTCcaggag GTGGACACCACTGACAATTTGAAACGGATCTCTCAGATGAGGCTGGTTCATTATCATTACAAGCCAGAGTTTGCAGCCAGCGTCGGCATAGAGAACACTGCAGAGACTG GAGTGATAGCCCAGGAGGTTCAACAGATCCTCCCCGAGGCAGTGAAGGAGGGCGGGGACGTGGTCTTCGCCAACGGAGAGACCATCCCCAAGCTGCTGGTGGTCAACAAG GATCGTATCTTCATGGAGAACGTGGGGGCTGTGAAGGAGCTGTGTAAGCTCACAGACAACCTGGAGACCCGCATAGACGAGCTGGAGCGCTGGAGCCGCAAGCTGGCTAAGCTTCGCCGCCTGGACAGCATGAAGAGTACTGTGAGCGGAGGGACCgtcag CCAATCAGGAAGTCAGTTTAGCCGGACAGGAAGCGGACCACTGAAGAAGAAGATGGTTAAACCAGACAGCAAG AGCCCTTCTCCAGAGCAAGGTTGCATCAGCCACAGGTTCATGCAGGGCACTATCCTGGCACTGGTTATCGTGATGGCCTTCAG TGTGATTTCCATGTCCATACTGTACGTGTTGACCCTGCACCACAGAGGGGATGTCACTGAGAAAGACGG GTCCAGAGCTGCATTGGGATCCTCTCATGAGAGTTCTTACGAGTCCACAACCTTCAGTCCACAAG ACAcagtcccttcctctccttccctgtcagaTCATGGGGCCTGCTGCCCACCCACAACTGCCACAAACAACCAATCAGCTACAGTTCTGTCCCCAAGTAACAACCAATCCACATCAG ATCTGGGCAGCATGATCCCTACACAAGGGACCATTAACAAGAAGGCCAAGTCCCGCCTGATGGATAAAGATGGTCGCAACAGGAACCGTCTGAGTCACACCTCGACTCCTCTGTACCTGGCCAAGGCTAAGAGACCTTCCCCCTCCGACCTGGGGGGAGCGGGGGCCACCAACCACCTGCCTCGGGGGCAGCAGCCCCCCCCACGCAGAcaacgcagcacacacacagcag GGGAGAGCTTTACTCCTTCTCTTGATCTGCACATCTTGGAAAACAACCAACAGATAACAATGCAGGCCTGTCAGTCTCCTGGAAGATGCAG CTACATTATATCACTTCTTGGAAACAAAAACTCTTCTTTGTCACAAATAACTCTTCACATGAG GTCCAGTGACAGCGTGTGGGTGCGTCAGTGTGGGGCCACTAAAGGCCGCTTGTGTCCTGACCACAGCGAAACAGAACTGTATGGTGGACAGAGGAAATCTTCCAAG GGGACAGACCACCTGTGGTCAGTACCAGTGCTCACCTTCCAGGACGTCACCTATCACTTCCGTGTCTCTCAGTCT AGTGAAATGAGCTGTGtcacagagggggagagtgaagcTGCGACGTCATATTCCGACTACCATTTTCTCATCAAGAGCAGCTGTGTATGA
- the myrf gene encoding myelin regulatory factor isoform X1, translated as MDVVDETEALQRFFEGHDITSSLEPANIDTSILEEYISKEDDSTDICFSEVHSAPVPNYSSPQAGVTTSGGLVCGVSPPIPLRQGAPPPGPTPCQTPYPPPPPLGLLRHNYPCLGQQQGHVKPEHRGHYAPGTLPESPPDSSSEPYSPQQVNDTHMLRTMTPENMCHMTPPPPLPPHGHYPSMHRDMYLKPEPMISQYPIGPATSGSGDMQQSQMLHQLLQHPPGQDGIPAHQAKKRKHSDSPNSTLNAQILTGIIKQEPGLMQDAENSYLDPNYQCIKWQPHQQNKWTPLYDCNCKELPMPTYRVDADKGFNFSLADDAFVCQKKNHFQVTVYIGMLGDPKYIKTSDGLQPIDCFFLKLNGVKLEAMNQSINVEQSQSDRSKRPFKPVLVTVPPEQVTKVTVGRLHFSETTANNMRKKGKPNPDQRYFMLVVALQAQSHSQSFTVAAQVSERIIVRVTSASNPGQFESDSEVLWQRGQLPDSVYHHGRVGINTDRPDEAMVIHGNLKVMGSLVHPSDIRAKENVQEVDTTDNLKRISQMRLVHYHYKPEFAASVGIENTAETGVIAQEVQQILPEAVKEGGDVVFANGETIPKLLVVNKDRIFMENVGAVKELCKLTDNLETRIDELERWSRKLAKLRRLDSMKSTVSGGTVSQSGSQFSRTGSGPLKKKMVKPDSKSPSPEQGCISHRFMQGTILALVIVMAFSVISMSILYVLTLHHRGDVTEKDGFVSSCSLYISWMPIFTATVTLCPPVCPWSRAALGSSHESSYESTTFSPQDTVPSSPSLSDHGACCPPTTATNNQSATVLSPSNNQSTSDLGSMIPTQGTINKKAKSRLMDKDGRNRNRLSHTSTPLYLAKAKRPSPSDLGGAGATNHLPRGQQPPPRRQRSTHTAGESFTPSLDLHILENNQQITMQACQSPGRCSYIISLLGNKNSSLSQITLHMRSSDSVWVRQCGATKGRLCPDHSETELYGGQRKSSKGTDHLWSVPVLTFQDVTYHFRVSQSSEMSCVTEGESEAATSYSDYHFLIKSSCV; from the exons gTCATGATATTACCAGCTCTCTGGAGCCAGCTAACATCGACACCAGTATTCTGGAGGAGTACATCAGCAAGGAGGACGACAGCACTGACAT CTGTTTTTCAGAGGTCCACAGCGCCCCAGTACCGAATTACTCATCCCCCCAGGCCGGAGTGACCACATctggggggctggtgtgtggcGTGAGCCCCCCCATCCCATTGCGCCAGGGAGCCCCTCCGCCTGGACCCACTCCCTGTCAgaccccctacccccctcctccacccctgggcCTGCTCCGACACAACTACCCCTGCCTGGGCCAGCAGCAGGGGCACGTCAAGCCGGAGCACAGGGGCCACTACGCCCCCGG GACACTACCTGagtctcctccagactccaGCTCAGAGCCCTATTCTCCCCAGCAAGTGAATG ACACGCACATGCTCAGGACCATGACGCCAGAAAACATGTGTCACATGACTCCcccgccacccctccccccccacgggcactatcccagcatgcaccgggACATGTACCTGAAGCCAGAGCCCATGATATCGCAGTACCCCATTGGCCCAGCCACGAGTGGGAGTGGCGACATGCAGCAGAGTCAGATGCTTCACCAGCTACTGCAGCACCCTCCAGGCCAGGa TGGCATCCCAGCCCACCAGGCCAAGAAGAGGAAGCACTCAGACTCTCCCAACAGCACCCTCAATGCCCAAATCCTCACAGGTATCATCAAACAAGAACCAG GCCTGATGCAGGATGCAGAAAACAGCTACCTTGATCCCAACTACCAGTGTATAAAATGGCAGCCCCACCAGCAGAACAAGTGGACTCCTCTGTATGACTGCAACTGCAAAGAACT CCCGATGCCCACCTATCGCGTTGATGCCGACAAGGGCTTTAACTTCTCCCTGGCGGATGATGCCTTCGTCTGCCAGAAGAAGAACCATTTCCAGGTCACAGTGTACATTGGCATGCTGGGCGACCCCAAGTACATCAAGACCAGCGATGGCTTACAGCCAATCgactgcttctttctcaaactCAACGGAGtcaag CTGGAGGCCATGAACCAGTCCATCAACGTGGAGCAGTCTCAGTCTGACCGCAGCAAGAGGCCTTTCAAGCCTGTGCT GGTGACTGTGCCACCAGAACAAGTAACCAAGGTAACGGTAGGACGGTTACACTTTAGTGAGACCACGGCCAATAACATGAGGAAGAAGGGCAAGCCCAACCCTGACCAGAG gtACTTCATGCTGGTGGTGGCGCTGCAGGCTCAGTCCCACAGTCAGAGCTTCACGGTGGCAGCTCAGGTGTCCGAGAGGATCATCGTCAGGGTAACCTCT gcGTCTAACCCAGGCCAGTTTGAGAGTGACAGTGAGGTCCTGTGGCAGCGAGGCCAGCTGCCAGACTCTGTCTACCATCACGGCCGGGTGGGCATCAATACTGATCGTCCAGATGAGGCTATGGTCATCCACGGCAACCTCAAAGTTATGGGTTCCCTGGTGCACCCTTCTGACATCCGGGCCAAAGAGAACGTCcaggag GTGGACACCACTGACAATTTGAAACGGATCTCTCAGATGAGGCTGGTTCATTATCATTACAAGCCAGAGTTTGCAGCCAGCGTCGGCATAGAGAACACTGCAGAGACTG GAGTGATAGCCCAGGAGGTTCAACAGATCCTCCCCGAGGCAGTGAAGGAGGGCGGGGACGTGGTCTTCGCCAACGGAGAGACCATCCCCAAGCTGCTGGTGGTCAACAAG GATCGTATCTTCATGGAGAACGTGGGGGCTGTGAAGGAGCTGTGTAAGCTCACAGACAACCTGGAGACCCGCATAGACGAGCTGGAGCGCTGGAGCCGCAAGCTGGCTAAGCTTCGCCGCCTGGACAGCATGAAGAGTACTGTGAGCGGAGGGACCgtcag CCAATCAGGAAGTCAGTTTAGCCGGACAGGAAGCGGACCACTGAAGAAGAAGATGGTTAAACCAGACAGCAAG AGCCCTTCTCCAGAGCAAGGTTGCATCAGCCACAGGTTCATGCAGGGCACTATCCTGGCACTGGTTATCGTGATGGCCTTCAG TGTGATTTCCATGTCCATACTGTACGTGTTGACCCTGCACCACAGAGGGGATGTCACTGAGAAAGACGG CTTTGTATCCTCCTGTTCCCTCTACATTTCCTGGATGCCTATCTTCACTGCTACTGTCACTCTCTGTCCCCCGGTCTGTCCGTG GTCCAGAGCTGCATTGGGATCCTCTCATGAGAGTTCTTACGAGTCCACAACCTTCAGTCCACAAG ACAcagtcccttcctctccttccctgtcagaTCATGGGGCCTGCTGCCCACCCACAACTGCCACAAACAACCAATCAGCTACAGTTCTGTCCCCAAGTAACAACCAATCCACATCAG ATCTGGGCAGCATGATCCCTACACAAGGGACCATTAACAAGAAGGCCAAGTCCCGCCTGATGGATAAAGATGGTCGCAACAGGAACCGTCTGAGTCACACCTCGACTCCTCTGTACCTGGCCAAGGCTAAGAGACCTTCCCCCTCCGACCTGGGGGGAGCGGGGGCCACCAACCACCTGCCTCGGGGGCAGCAGCCCCCCCCACGCAGAcaacgcagcacacacacagcag GGGAGAGCTTTACTCCTTCTCTTGATCTGCACATCTTGGAAAACAACCAACAGATAACAATGCAGGCCTGTCAGTCTCCTGGAAGATGCAG CTACATTATATCACTTCTTGGAAACAAAAACTCTTCTTTGTCACAAATAACTCTTCACATGAG GTCCAGTGACAGCGTGTGGGTGCGTCAGTGTGGGGCCACTAAAGGCCGCTTGTGTCCTGACCACAGCGAAACAGAACTGTATGGTGGACAGAGGAAATCTTCCAAG GGGACAGACCACCTGTGGTCAGTACCAGTGCTCACCTTCCAGGACGTCACCTATCACTTCCGTGTCTCTCAGTCT AGTGAAATGAGCTGTGtcacagagggggagagtgaagcTGCGACGTCATATTCCGACTACCATTTTCTCATCAAGAGCAGCTGTGTATGA
- the myrf gene encoding myelin regulatory factor isoform X3, producing MDVVDETEALQRFFEGHDITSSLEPANIDTSILEEYISKEDDSTDICFSEVHSAPVPNYSSPQAGVTTSGGLVCGVSPPIPLRQGAPPPGPTPCQTPYPPPPPLGLLRHNYPCLGQQQGHVKPEHRGHYAPGTLPESPPDSSSEPYSPQQVNDTHMLRTMTPENMCHMTPPPPLPPHGHYPSMHRDMYLKPEPMISQYPIGPATSGSGDMQQSQMLHQLLQHPPGQDGIPAHQAKKRKHSDSPNSTLNAQILTGLMQDAENSYLDPNYQCIKWQPHQQNKWTPLYDCNCKELPMPTYRVDADKGFNFSLADDAFVCQKKNHFQVTVYIGMLGDPKYIKTSDGLQPIDCFFLKLNGVKLEAMNQSINVEQSQSDRSKRPFKPVLVTVPPEQVTKVTVGRLHFSETTANNMRKKGKPNPDQRYFMLVVALQAQSHSQSFTVAAQVSERIIVRVTSASNPGQFESDSEVLWQRGQLPDSVYHHGRVGINTDRPDEAMVIHGNLKVMGSLVHPSDIRAKENVQEVDTTDNLKRISQMRLVHYHYKPEFAASVGIENTAETGVIAQEVQQILPEAVKEGGDVVFANGETIPKLLVVNKDRIFMENVGAVKELCKLTDNLETRIDELERWSRKLAKLRRLDSMKSTVSGGTVSQSGSQFSRTGSGPLKKKMVKPDSKSPSPEQGCISHRFMQGTILALVIVMAFSVISMSILYVLTLHHRGDVTEKDGFVSSCSLYISWMPIFTATVTLCPPVCPWSRAALGSSHESSYESTTFSPQDTVPSSPSLSDHGACCPPTTATNNQSATVLSPSNNQSTSDLGSMIPTQGTINKKAKSRLMDKDGRNRNRLSHTSTPLYLAKAKRPSPSDLGGAGATNHLPRGQQPPPRRQRSTHTAGESFTPSLDLHILENNQQITMQACQSPGRCSYIISLLGNKNSSLSQITLHMRSSDSVWVRQCGATKGRLCPDHSETELYGGQRKSSKGTDHLWSVPVLTFQDVTYHFRVSQSSEMSCVTEGESEAATSYSDYHFLIKSSCV from the exons gTCATGATATTACCAGCTCTCTGGAGCCAGCTAACATCGACACCAGTATTCTGGAGGAGTACATCAGCAAGGAGGACGACAGCACTGACAT CTGTTTTTCAGAGGTCCACAGCGCCCCAGTACCGAATTACTCATCCCCCCAGGCCGGAGTGACCACATctggggggctggtgtgtggcGTGAGCCCCCCCATCCCATTGCGCCAGGGAGCCCCTCCGCCTGGACCCACTCCCTGTCAgaccccctacccccctcctccacccctgggcCTGCTCCGACACAACTACCCCTGCCTGGGCCAGCAGCAGGGGCACGTCAAGCCGGAGCACAGGGGCCACTACGCCCCCGG GACACTACCTGagtctcctccagactccaGCTCAGAGCCCTATTCTCCCCAGCAAGTGAATG ACACGCACATGCTCAGGACCATGACGCCAGAAAACATGTGTCACATGACTCCcccgccacccctccccccccacgggcactatcccagcatgcaccgggACATGTACCTGAAGCCAGAGCCCATGATATCGCAGTACCCCATTGGCCCAGCCACGAGTGGGAGTGGCGACATGCAGCAGAGTCAGATGCTTCACCAGCTACTGCAGCACCCTCCAGGCCAGGa TGGCATCCCAGCCCACCAGGCCAAGAAGAGGAAGCACTCAGACTCTCCCAACAGCACCCTCAATGCCCAAATCCTCACAG GCCTGATGCAGGATGCAGAAAACAGCTACCTTGATCCCAACTACCAGTGTATAAAATGGCAGCCCCACCAGCAGAACAAGTGGACTCCTCTGTATGACTGCAACTGCAAAGAACT CCCGATGCCCACCTATCGCGTTGATGCCGACAAGGGCTTTAACTTCTCCCTGGCGGATGATGCCTTCGTCTGCCAGAAGAAGAACCATTTCCAGGTCACAGTGTACATTGGCATGCTGGGCGACCCCAAGTACATCAAGACCAGCGATGGCTTACAGCCAATCgactgcttctttctcaaactCAACGGAGtcaag CTGGAGGCCATGAACCAGTCCATCAACGTGGAGCAGTCTCAGTCTGACCGCAGCAAGAGGCCTTTCAAGCCTGTGCT GGTGACTGTGCCACCAGAACAAGTAACCAAGGTAACGGTAGGACGGTTACACTTTAGTGAGACCACGGCCAATAACATGAGGAAGAAGGGCAAGCCCAACCCTGACCAGAG gtACTTCATGCTGGTGGTGGCGCTGCAGGCTCAGTCCCACAGTCAGAGCTTCACGGTGGCAGCTCAGGTGTCCGAGAGGATCATCGTCAGGGTAACCTCT gcGTCTAACCCAGGCCAGTTTGAGAGTGACAGTGAGGTCCTGTGGCAGCGAGGCCAGCTGCCAGACTCTGTCTACCATCACGGCCGGGTGGGCATCAATACTGATCGTCCAGATGAGGCTATGGTCATCCACGGCAACCTCAAAGTTATGGGTTCCCTGGTGCACCCTTCTGACATCCGGGCCAAAGAGAACGTCcaggag GTGGACACCACTGACAATTTGAAACGGATCTCTCAGATGAGGCTGGTTCATTATCATTACAAGCCAGAGTTTGCAGCCAGCGTCGGCATAGAGAACACTGCAGAGACTG GAGTGATAGCCCAGGAGGTTCAACAGATCCTCCCCGAGGCAGTGAAGGAGGGCGGGGACGTGGTCTTCGCCAACGGAGAGACCATCCCCAAGCTGCTGGTGGTCAACAAG GATCGTATCTTCATGGAGAACGTGGGGGCTGTGAAGGAGCTGTGTAAGCTCACAGACAACCTGGAGACCCGCATAGACGAGCTGGAGCGCTGGAGCCGCAAGCTGGCTAAGCTTCGCCGCCTGGACAGCATGAAGAGTACTGTGAGCGGAGGGACCgtcag CCAATCAGGAAGTCAGTTTAGCCGGACAGGAAGCGGACCACTGAAGAAGAAGATGGTTAAACCAGACAGCAAG AGCCCTTCTCCAGAGCAAGGTTGCATCAGCCACAGGTTCATGCAGGGCACTATCCTGGCACTGGTTATCGTGATGGCCTTCAG TGTGATTTCCATGTCCATACTGTACGTGTTGACCCTGCACCACAGAGGGGATGTCACTGAGAAAGACGG CTTTGTATCCTCCTGTTCCCTCTACATTTCCTGGATGCCTATCTTCACTGCTACTGTCACTCTCTGTCCCCCGGTCTGTCCGTG GTCCAGAGCTGCATTGGGATCCTCTCATGAGAGTTCTTACGAGTCCACAACCTTCAGTCCACAAG ACAcagtcccttcctctccttccctgtcagaTCATGGGGCCTGCTGCCCACCCACAACTGCCACAAACAACCAATCAGCTACAGTTCTGTCCCCAAGTAACAACCAATCCACATCAG ATCTGGGCAGCATGATCCCTACACAAGGGACCATTAACAAGAAGGCCAAGTCCCGCCTGATGGATAAAGATGGTCGCAACAGGAACCGTCTGAGTCACACCTCGACTCCTCTGTACCTGGCCAAGGCTAAGAGACCTTCCCCCTCCGACCTGGGGGGAGCGGGGGCCACCAACCACCTGCCTCGGGGGCAGCAGCCCCCCCCACGCAGAcaacgcagcacacacacagcag GGGAGAGCTTTACTCCTTCTCTTGATCTGCACATCTTGGAAAACAACCAACAGATAACAATGCAGGCCTGTCAGTCTCCTGGAAGATGCAG CTACATTATATCACTTCTTGGAAACAAAAACTCTTCTTTGTCACAAATAACTCTTCACATGAG GTCCAGTGACAGCGTGTGGGTGCGTCAGTGTGGGGCCACTAAAGGCCGCTTGTGTCCTGACCACAGCGAAACAGAACTGTATGGTGGACAGAGGAAATCTTCCAAG GGGACAGACCACCTGTGGTCAGTACCAGTGCTCACCTTCCAGGACGTCACCTATCACTTCCGTGTCTCTCAGTCT AGTGAAATGAGCTGTGtcacagagggggagagtgaagcTGCGACGTCATATTCCGACTACCATTTTCTCATCAAGAGCAGCTGTGTATGA